The proteins below come from a single Nitrospiraceae bacterium genomic window:
- a CDS encoding mechanosensitive ion channel, protein MDLSTVLNGLDHFFTYPLFTINQTPITLSSLAFFVFIMSGFMIINTLIRRFLMDQLLKRSKMPKATQYTLTRIIQYFLILIGTVIAFQVIGVDLSGLVVIFGFLSVGIGFGLQNLTSNFIAGLMLLFEQHIQIGDRITVGDTEGDVAEINIRSTTIRSLNNVAIVVPNSEFISSTVINWSHGDPKTRLEIEVGVSYNSDLDKVISSLLEAAKENPMVLPHPEPKAWLMGFGDSAWNMRLLAWVEDPQGRRQVQSDINCAIVRKFRKNGVEIPFPQRDLHVRTSVPLSISSLST, encoded by the coding sequence ATGGATCTTTCAACGGTCCTGAACGGATTGGATCACTTTTTCACCTATCCCTTATTCACCATCAATCAGACCCCGATTACCCTCTCGTCTCTGGCGTTTTTTGTGTTCATCATGAGTGGCTTTATGATCATCAACACCCTGATACGACGTTTTCTGATGGACCAATTACTCAAACGCTCCAAGATGCCCAAGGCGACACAATACACCTTAACCCGGATTATTCAATACTTCCTGATTCTTATCGGAACCGTGATTGCCTTTCAAGTTATCGGCGTCGACCTGAGCGGGCTTGTCGTCATTTTTGGATTTCTCTCCGTCGGAATTGGATTCGGCCTGCAAAATCTGACGTCCAATTTCATCGCGGGACTCATGTTGCTGTTCGAACAACACATCCAGATCGGGGACCGCATCACCGTGGGAGACACTGAGGGAGATGTCGCAGAAATCAACATTCGATCCACCACCATTCGCTCTCTGAACAACGTGGCCATCGTTGTACCCAACTCCGAATTTATCTCCTCCACGGTTATCAACTGGTCGCACGGTGACCCTAAAACCCGTTTAGAGATTGAGGTGGGAGTTTCTTACAATTCAGATTTAGACAAAGTAATCAGTTCGCTTTTGGAAGCGGCAAAAGAAAACCCTATGGTGTTACCCCACCCAGAACCGAAGGCCTGGCTGATGGGTTTCGGAGATTCCGCCTGGAACATGCGTTTATTAGCCTGGGTGGAAGATCCACAAGGCAGAAGACAGGTTCAATCCGATATTAATTGCGCCATCGTCAGGAAGTTTCGGAAGAATGGTGTCGAAATTCCTTTCCCTCAAAGAGATCTTCATGTCCGAACCTCCGTTCCTTTGTCCATCTCATCCTTATCGACCTGA
- a CDS encoding mechanosensitive ion channel family protein, translating into MDITLWTATLEESFEYSFKLFMAYLPKSLGALMLLGLGILLGKIVEAGTSRVLHMIGVDRLLGGTGVLTLLKKIGSQKTISQIVGLLGFWLVFLLFLISATEALSLALLSETLTGLVHYLPKIGMATLILVLGLLATNFVRDLISVACDSSGIRQGTIIAQTVYIAATLLVLVTAINELGIDTSLLNQIIVILIAGLIAGAALSFGIGSRSAVKNLIAAHYIQPIVRIGEKIQVGAYNGTVTAITPMVVVLDTAKGRVVIPAAQFTEVTSILSPTEG; encoded by the coding sequence ATGGATATCACCCTTTGGACCGCAACGCTTGAGGAATCGTTTGAGTATAGTTTCAAGCTGTTTATGGCCTATCTTCCCAAAAGCCTAGGAGCTTTGATGTTGTTAGGCCTGGGAATTCTCTTGGGAAAAATCGTTGAAGCGGGAACGAGCCGCGTGTTGCATATGATCGGCGTCGATCGTTTACTGGGGGGCACCGGTGTTCTGACGCTGCTCAAAAAAATCGGTAGCCAAAAAACAATTTCACAAATTGTTGGCCTTCTGGGATTTTGGCTGGTATTTCTCCTCTTTCTGATCTCCGCCACCGAAGCCTTAAGTCTCGCCCTTTTGTCCGAAACCTTAACCGGACTGGTCCACTATCTGCCCAAAATCGGCATGGCTACCCTTATTCTCGTACTAGGCCTCCTGGCCACAAACTTTGTACGCGACCTGATCTCTGTTGCGTGTGATTCTTCCGGAATCCGGCAAGGCACCATCATCGCGCAAACGGTCTATATAGCCGCTACTCTGCTGGTTCTGGTGACGGCCATCAATGAGTTGGGAATTGACACATCGCTGCTCAACCAAATCATTGTCATTCTCATTGCCGGACTCATTGCCGGAGCCGCCTTATCATTCGGAATCGGTTCTCGCTCAGCCGTGAAGAATCTGATTGCCGCCCACTACATTCAACCCATTGTCCGAATCGGGGAAAAAATTCAGGTTGGCGCCTACAATGGCACCGTCACAGCCATAACTCCCATGGTCGTCGTCCTGGATACGGCGAAAGGACGGGTCGTGATTCCTGCCGCACAATTTACTGAGGTCACCAGCATTCTTTCTCCAACGGAGGGATAA
- a CDS encoding CBS domain-containing protein, giving the protein MNLTQQLRETFIQEHPLEAARYVEELPAQSAGEMLHTMEPQHIAAFLEYCLPGPTAEILKQYPPATSAVILSRLSTRSARAVLRQYDSSTQTSLLDQVDPAIGAHLRRSINLPDHTAGSLADPHVLTLPPDITVANALQRVTQTVGQAIYYLYIIDHQTILRGVILMKELLGAEPTITVSSIMQPEVKAIPATANALDIVAHPAWAQYDSLPVIDQDRTFIGALRHRTLRHFLQSRSGEYQPAFLSDALLQLWEAYSLSGIGLMTALGESLSTSTPPTPPRKEQETP; this is encoded by the coding sequence ATGAATTTGACTCAACAGCTTCGGGAAACCTTTATCCAGGAACATCCATTGGAGGCGGCACGCTACGTGGAGGAACTTCCGGCTCAGTCAGCGGGAGAAATGTTGCACACCATGGAGCCCCAACATATTGCCGCCTTTCTGGAGTATTGTCTTCCCGGCCCAACGGCCGAAATTCTTAAACAGTATCCACCGGCAACCAGCGCAGTCATACTCAGCCGGTTATCAACCCGGTCGGCACGGGCAGTCCTTCGACAGTATGATTCATCCACACAAACCTCTCTCCTGGATCAGGTTGACCCGGCCATCGGTGCACATCTTCGGCGATCAATCAATTTGCCGGACCATACCGCCGGCAGCCTCGCCGATCCGCATGTTCTGACGCTTCCCCCGGACATCACCGTCGCGAACGCCTTACAGCGGGTGACCCAAACCGTCGGGCAAGCCATCTACTATTTATACATCATTGATCATCAGACGATCCTGCGCGGAGTCATCCTCATGAAAGAGCTGCTTGGAGCCGAACCGACGATCACCGTGTCCTCCATCATGCAGCCGGAAGTGAAAGCGATCCCGGCTACGGCCAATGCCCTGGACATTGTCGCCCACCCCGCATGGGCTCAATACGACAGCCTTCCGGTCATTGATCAAGACCGTACGTTTATTGGCGCGCTTCGACATCGAACACTGAGGCACTTCCTCCAGTCACGTTCCGGGGAGTATCAACCGGCATTTCTCTCCGATGCCCTCCTGCAACTGTGGGAAGCGTATTCCCTCTCAGGAATCGGCCTGATGACCGCCCTGGGAGAATCCCTGAGCACATCCACACCGCCCACCCCTCCCCGGAAAGAACAGGAAACACCATGA
- the mgtE gene encoding magnesium transporter — MTTPATTEQMHLAFIAKFPDEAAHVFESYDPQEVIPILADLPPTVIAKVLSVMSPSLAADLLGIIPQPLLLSALPHLQPAVAASLLQRMPDETREAILGALPLLVSADIGPFMEYSEDSVGMLMDVKFFALPEDLTVEEAIRQVRTHDTQHLNEIYIIDRSQILVGVLSLRDLFLAPPKKRLAVLMKRELPTIHPLENQEQVVEICNEWKVLTIPVTDLDGRLLGIISSQDIIQVEKEEATISMQTMVGASKDERALSPPGFAIRKRLPWLQINLLTAFLAAFVVGLFEDTIARFTALAVLLPVVAGQSGNTGAQALAVVMRGLALRDIRPSQWLRVTLKESYVALANGVAVAATTCTAVFVWSQSWGLTMVIGVSMIISMVMAGFSGAIIPIILRSLKQDPAQSSSIILTTVTDVAGFFSFLGLATLFSALLE, encoded by the coding sequence ATGACGACACCTGCAACGACTGAACAAATGCATCTGGCCTTTATTGCCAAATTTCCTGATGAAGCCGCACATGTGTTTGAGTCCTATGATCCCCAGGAGGTGATCCCCATACTTGCCGATTTACCCCCCACAGTGATCGCAAAGGTCCTCTCGGTCATGTCACCCTCATTGGCCGCAGACCTCCTCGGAATCATTCCGCAACCATTACTCCTGAGTGCGCTTCCTCATCTCCAACCCGCAGTGGCCGCCTCTCTCCTCCAGCGAATGCCGGATGAGACTCGTGAAGCCATTTTGGGTGCCCTCCCCCTGCTCGTCTCAGCCGACATTGGTCCATTCATGGAGTATTCGGAGGATTCGGTCGGCATGCTCATGGATGTTAAATTCTTTGCGCTCCCGGAGGACCTGACAGTCGAGGAAGCTATCCGACAGGTTCGCACCCATGACACCCAGCATCTCAATGAAATCTACATTATTGATCGCAGTCAGATCCTCGTGGGCGTTTTATCCCTCAGGGATCTGTTTTTAGCCCCTCCAAAGAAGAGACTTGCGGTCTTGATGAAACGAGAATTACCGACCATTCATCCCCTGGAAAATCAGGAACAAGTCGTAGAAATTTGCAACGAATGGAAGGTCCTGACTATTCCGGTCACCGATTTGGACGGCCGCCTCCTCGGAATCATCAGCAGTCAAGACATCATTCAGGTTGAAAAAGAAGAAGCCACCATTAGCATGCAAACCATGGTGGGTGCCAGCAAGGACGAACGAGCCCTGTCGCCGCCGGGATTCGCCATTCGCAAACGTCTCCCCTGGCTACAAATCAATCTGCTCACAGCCTTTTTGGCAGCGTTTGTGGTGGGGTTATTTGAGGACACTATTGCCAGATTCACGGCATTGGCCGTTTTGCTCCCTGTCGTGGCCGGGCAATCGGGGAATACAGGGGCTCAAGCGCTCGCGGTAGTCATGCGTGGATTAGCCTTGCGGGATATCCGTCCTTCTCAATGGCTCCGCGTGACCCTGAAAGAATCCTATGTCGCCTTGGCCAATGGAGTGGCAGTGGCCGCGACGACATGTACCGCCGTATTCGTCTGGAGCCAATCCTGGGGATTAACCATGGTCATCGGCGTTTCCATGATTATCTCCATGGTCATGGCCGGATTTTCCGGGGCAATCATTCCCATCATCCTTCGATCCCTGAAACAAGATCCGGCTCAATCATCATCGATCATCTTAACCACCGTAACCGATGTGGCAGGATTTTTTAGTTTTTTAGGGCTCGCAACCCTGTTTTCAGCTCTCTTAGAATAG
- a CDS encoding AsmA-like C-terminal domain-containing protein, which produces MVTSLHMSLGSRKLIQRSLSGKRRVQLQKGLIQTGPLPLKILGMLNAPSLSIGKVNLLEKGLSHDQIEGSFSTENGLLSSQDLALKSPVIQLTAAGTYDLPTEKLHGMVAFSPFRANSNLLKDIPPLGSLMKGDQKGLMTAVFEVKGPRTEPDIIYALLKSFAGALKRFAQLAVDVLKNVVTLPLPDTESQNAERTSK; this is translated from the coding sequence TTGGTAACCTCGCTACACATGAGTCTTGGTAGCCGGAAGCTAATTCAACGCTCCTTGAGTGGAAAAAGGCGGGTGCAACTCCAGAAGGGACTAATACAAACCGGCCCGCTCCCGTTAAAAATCCTTGGAATGTTGAATGCGCCGAGTTTGTCAATCGGTAAAGTCAACCTTCTGGAAAAGGGTCTGTCGCACGATCAAATAGAAGGATCGTTTTCCACAGAGAATGGGCTACTGAGTTCCCAAGATTTGGCACTGAAAAGTCCGGTCATCCAGTTAACTGCCGCAGGCACCTATGACCTTCCCACCGAAAAACTCCATGGCATGGTAGCCTTCAGTCCGTTTAGGGCCAATTCGAATTTGCTCAAGGACATCCCTCCGTTGGGCTCTTTAATGAAAGGTGACCAAAAGGGCCTCATGACCGCGGTGTTTGAGGTCAAAGGACCCCGAACCGAACCTGACATTATTTACGCACTCTTGAAATCCTTCGCTGGAGCGCTGAAAAGGTTTGCGCAACTTGCGGTCGATGTCCTCAAAAATGTCGTCACGCTTCCTCTCCCGGATACCGAAAGCCAGAATGCAGAACGCACTTCCAAGTAA